From the Anaerolineales bacterium genome, one window contains:
- a CDS encoding GNAT family N-acetyltransferase codes for MEKKTPYPKRSSKLSFHPLTPERWEDFVKLFGKDGAYGGCWCMWWRESRAEFARKQGAGNRRAMHRIVFSGEIPGILAYAAGEVAGWISVAPREDFPALERSRTLKRIDSQPVWSIVCFFVAPEHRGKGIAVPLIRVAAAYAKRREAKIVEAYPTAPKGGELAPVSAYMGVPSMFRRAGFVECARPTERKRVMRLILRGS; via the coding sequence ATGGAGAAGAAAACTCCGTATCCGAAGCGATCCTCGAAACTGAGCTTCCACCCGCTCACCCCCGAGCGCTGGGAAGATTTTGTGAAGCTGTTCGGCAAGGACGGCGCCTACGGCGGCTGTTGGTGCATGTGGTGGCGCGAAAGCCGGGCCGAGTTCGCGAGGAAGCAGGGGGCGGGCAACCGCCGGGCGATGCACAGGATCGTCTTCTCGGGCGAGATTCCGGGGATTTTGGCCTACGCGGCGGGCGAGGTTGCGGGTTGGATCTCGGTCGCGCCGCGGGAGGATTTTCCGGCCCTCGAGCGGTCGCGAACCCTGAAGCGGATCGACTCCCAGCCGGTTTGGTCGATCGTGTGTTTTTTCGTCGCGCCGGAACACCGCGGGAAGGGGATCGCCGTTCCGCTGATCCGGGTGGCGGCGGCCTATGCCAAACGCCGGGAGGCGAAGATCGTGGAAGCGTATCCGACCGCGCCGAAGGGCGGGGAGCTCGCGCCGGTTTCGGCGTACATGGGCGTGCCGTCGATGTTCCGGCGGGCAGGCTTTGTCGAGTGCGCGCGTCCGACGGAGCGCAAGCGGGTGATGCGGCTTATCCTTCGTGGTTCATGA
- a CDS encoding CPBP family intramembrane metalloprotease — protein MAAERKRFSFLWGMPLLVALTFAVPGLQSLFAAAGVFPAWRNAAACLLIILGAALWQGRAKSVAIIPSAFGWKSFCAAGALAALGLLAANLVDPPTARISGLVRTPGEILESVVLGPQAEEWIFRAVLWWLLPRAFPKTAWGDWGLLAATSVAFGVEHLGYWALNRWPLPADAYLHALEMIPAGTAFAFLRMKSRSLAAPAVGHMLANGLILLLQ, from the coding sequence ATGGCCGCTGAGCGCAAACGTTTTTCCTTTCTATGGGGCATGCCGCTGCTGGTCGCCCTGACCTTCGCCGTCCCCGGTCTGCAGAGTCTGTTCGCGGCGGCGGGCGTGTTTCCCGCATGGCGGAACGCCGCCGCCTGCCTGCTGATCATCCTCGGTGCGGCTCTCTGGCAGGGCAGGGCCAAATCCGTCGCCATTATTCCCTCAGCCTTCGGTTGGAAATCCTTCTGCGCGGCGGGCGCGCTGGCCGCACTCGGTTTGCTCGCGGCGAATCTGGTCGATCCGCCGACGGCGCGGATCAGCGGATTGGTCCGCACGCCGGGCGAAATCCTGGAAAGCGTCGTCCTCGGACCCCAGGCGGAGGAATGGATCTTCCGCGCCGTTCTCTGGTGGCTGTTGCCGCGGGCGTTCCCGAAAACCGCCTGGGGCGATTGGGGACTCCTTGCGGCGACGTCGGTTGCGTTTGGTGTGGAGCATCTGGGATATTGGGCGCTGAATCGCTGGCCGCTCCCGGCGGATGCGTATCTTCACGCCTTGGAAATGATCCCGGCGGGGACGGCCTTCGCCTTCTTACGGATGAAATCCCGCTCGCTTGCGGCCCCGGCGGTCGGGCACATGCTGGCCAACGGCCTGATCCTGCTGTTGCAGTGA
- a CDS encoding 4Fe-4S binding protein produces MLRTSLRSKSRLRIDSPKRVAVDYGLCCSCGACVAVCPTEALFLNDMHLEVGEVCTGCGLCTKVCPVHALSIGQENRP; encoded by the coding sequence ATGCTTAGGACAAGTCTGCGTTCGAAATCCCGCCTCCGGATCGATTCGCCAAAGCGCGTCGCCGTCGATTACGGCCTATGCTGTTCGTGCGGGGCTTGCGTCGCGGTCTGCCCGACGGAGGCGTTGTTCCTGAACGATATGCATTTGGAGGTGGGGGAGGTCTGCACCGGTTGCGGGCTTTGCACGAAGGTCTGCCCGGTGCACGCCCTTTCCATCGGGCAGGAAAACAGGCCGTGA
- a CDS encoding pentapeptide repeat-containing protein codes for MASSPTKTVKPPRIPKRLAAGTLAALEDDGDYSNMEVTGGRYAASAAARCVFEVVIFRRAVFGPSRCAKPRFLDCRLDACDLSGIDWEQARFRRVELLGCRGIGAQLVESEWEDACFREGNWERAVFTAARFRAAHFTGCSLRETSWEGADLTGAVFEDCDLTRADFRGSKLQDVDLRGSALDGAQAGWEEWKGAIVDPRQAVQVAGLLGIAVREKGE; via the coding sequence ATGGCGTCTTCCCCAACGAAAACTGTAAAACCGCCGCGCATACCGAAACGCCTGGCCGCCGGAACGCTGGCGGCGCTCGAGGACGACGGCGATTATTCGAACATGGAAGTGACCGGCGGCAGGTACGCCGCTTCCGCGGCCGCCCGCTGCGTGTTTGAGGTAGTGATCTTCCGCAGGGCGGTTTTCGGGCCGTCGCGCTGCGCCAAGCCCCGGTTTCTGGATTGCCGGCTGGATGCCTGCGACCTTTCGGGGATCGATTGGGAGCAGGCCCGTTTCCGGCGGGTGGAACTCCTCGGCTGCCGCGGGATCGGCGCCCAACTAGTGGAATCGGAATGGGAGGACGCCTGCTTCCGCGAAGGCAATTGGGAGCGGGCGGTCTTCACCGCGGCCCGTTTCCGCGCCGCGCACTTCACCGGCTGTTCCCTGCGGGAAACGTCGTGGGAGGGCGCCGATCTGACCGGCGCGGTGTTCGAGGATTGCGACCTGACCCGGGCCGACTTCCGGGGATCCAAACTCCAGGACGTCGATCTGCGCGGATCCGCGCTAGACGGGGCGCAGGCCGGATGGGAGGAGTGGAAGGGGGCGATCGTCGATCCGCGTCAGGCGGTGCAAGTCGCCGGCTTGCTCGGGATCGCCGTCCGGGAAAAAGGAGAATGA
- a CDS encoding alpha/beta fold hydrolase, protein MNALWLAEQRAFIRFLDYPGEEPALVLLHGLGSASTADFAGLARDPVLSRFRLILPDFLGFGYSDRPEDFDYSLEGHAQTVSAVLRHLGLATANVFGHSMGGSVAVVLAAAHPEQVRRLVLAEANLDPGVGGASKTIAAQTEEEYLAGGHALFLRAMAAEIGKSPSAACFAGALKAADPLAVHRSAAGLIHGAVPSQRRLFLAMKIPRAFLFSAESRSDPDVEILRGGGIDVFIVPNSGHGMMHDNPEGFRQALARSFDL, encoded by the coding sequence ATGAACGCCTTGTGGTTGGCGGAACAACGCGCCTTCATCCGGTTTCTGGATTACCCGGGGGAGGAACCCGCGCTGGTGTTGTTGCACGGCTTGGGATCGGCCTCGACCGCGGATTTCGCCGGCCTGGCCCGTGATCCTGTCCTCTCTCGTTTCCGTCTGATCCTCCCCGACTTTCTCGGCTTCGGGTACAGCGACCGGCCGGAGGATTTCGATTACTCGCTGGAGGGGCACGCGCAAACCGTTTCGGCCGTTCTGCGGCATCTCGGCCTTGCGACGGCGAACGTCTTCGGGCACAGCATGGGCGGCTCCGTGGCCGTAGTGCTGGCCGCGGCGCATCCGGAACAGGTCCGCCGGCTCGTGTTGGCGGAAGCCAACCTGGATCCGGGTGTCGGAGGGGCGAGCAAGACGATCGCCGCGCAGACGGAAGAGGAATACCTCGCCGGAGGCCACGCGCTTTTCCTGCGCGCCATGGCGGCGGAAATCGGAAAATCGCCGAGCGCCGCCTGCTTCGCCGGCGCGCTGAAGGCGGCCGATCCGCTGGCCGTTCACCGCAGCGCCGCCGGCTTGATCCACGGCGCCGTCCCTTCCCAGCGGCGATTGTTCCTCGCGATGAAGATCCCGCGCGCCTTCCTCTTCAGCGCCGAATCCCGTTCCGATCCGGATGTCGAGATTTTGCGAGGCGGGGGGATCGATGTTTTCATCGTCCCCAATTCCGGACATGGAATGATGCATGATAACCCGGAGGGTTTCCGGCAGGCGCTGGCCCGGTCGTTCGATCTATAG
- a CDS encoding nitroreductase: protein MNTLEAIAQRRSIRNFKDLPLEEEKLQAILRSGMQAPSGKNRQPWRFIVVRGEKRLELVRLMHAGIAAAKARGETPGSSEGSTKVMGQAPVTVFVFNPMGMPPWLAHSAGQMFDDVVDIQSAGAAIQNMLLAAQELGIGSLWMCDVFYAYEELSRWLGEKGEMIAAVAFGYAAENPSARPRKAEAEVVREV, encoded by the coding sequence ATGAACACCCTGGAAGCGATCGCCCAGCGCCGCAGCATCCGCAATTTCAAGGACCTTCCCCTTGAGGAGGAAAAACTCCAGGCTATCCTGCGCTCGGGGATGCAAGCGCCGTCGGGCAAGAACCGCCAGCCCTGGCGCTTCATCGTCGTCCGCGGTGAAAAGCGGCTGGAGCTGGTGCGGTTGATGCACGCGGGGATTGCCGCCGCCAAGGCGCGCGGCGAAACCCCCGGCAGCAGCGAAGGATCGACGAAGGTGATGGGGCAGGCGCCGGTGACCGTGTTCGTGTTCAATCCGATGGGCATGCCGCCCTGGCTGGCGCATTCCGCCGGTCAGATGTTCGACGACGTGGTCGACATCCAATCCGCCGGAGCCGCGATCCAGAACATGCTGCTTGCGGCGCAGGAGCTGGGGATCGGTTCGCTGTGGATGTGCGACGTGTTCTACGCCTACGAGGAACTGAGCCGGTGGCTGGGCGAAAAGGGCGAGATGATCGCCGCGGTCGCCTTCGGATACGCCGCCGAAAATCCATCCGCCCGGCCGCGCAAGGCGGAGGCGGAGGTCGTCCGGGAGGTATAG
- a CDS encoding glycosyltransferase family 1 protein, producing the protein MAPGKRITIFTTGTRGDIQPFIPLAFGLRRAGFAVRLAAGSEFQPLIEGEGIEFAPVELDYNKLLLSPEVQAHMEKGGANLLAAMLRLFPRAFQMVESAMRDAWSAAPGTDAVLYTANGPWGFHIAQALKVPAVCVCFQPLAPSGEVPSAVALAKPSLPVINRLSHLAFMLVTWLPLRSRFNRWRKESLSLAPIGWKPPFPLPEQTVMGAYSPTLSPQPQDWPPNWRVVGHWLSETPPDWRPPADLSAFLEAGPPPIYLGFGSMITKDRARVTQAVLGALERTGGRSVVSRGWNLLEAGSIPANIFLVDQVPHAWLFPRCSMVVHHGGGGTTGAGARSGVPSMAIPYGADQAFWGWRLRALGVGPAPILYRKLTAEKLAAAIRETADNPAMCAAAADAGAKIAAEDGVGGAVEIVRMAIVEGP; encoded by the coding sequence ATGGCTCCCGGAAAACGCATCACCATATTCACCACCGGAACGCGGGGCGACATCCAACCGTTCATTCCGCTCGCCTTCGGATTGCGGCGGGCGGGCTTTGCCGTCCGGCTGGCCGCCGGTTCGGAGTTCCAGCCGCTGATCGAAGGAGAGGGGATCGAGTTCGCGCCGGTCGAGCTGGACTACAACAAGCTCCTGCTATCGCCGGAGGTCCAGGCGCACATGGAAAAGGGCGGGGCGAATCTGCTGGCCGCCATGCTCCGCTTGTTCCCGCGCGCGTTCCAAATGGTCGAATCCGCGATGCGCGACGCCTGGTCCGCCGCGCCCGGGACAGATGCGGTGCTCTACACGGCCAACGGCCCGTGGGGGTTCCACATCGCCCAGGCGCTGAAAGTGCCTGCGGTCTGTGTTTGCTTTCAGCCCCTCGCCCCATCGGGAGAAGTGCCCAGCGCCGTCGCGCTCGCCAAGCCCAGCTTGCCGGTGATCAACCGCCTTTCGCACCTGGCGTTCATGCTGGTCACCTGGCTGCCGCTCCGCAGCCGGTTCAACCGCTGGCGCAAAGAATCTCTCAGCCTTGCACCAATCGGGTGGAAGCCGCCGTTCCCCCTGCCGGAACAGACCGTGATGGGCGCCTACAGCCCGACCCTTTCCCCTCAGCCGCAGGATTGGCCTCCGAACTGGAGGGTGGTCGGCCACTGGCTTTCGGAGACGCCGCCGGATTGGCGGCCGCCGGCCGATTTATCGGCCTTCCTCGAAGCCGGCCCGCCACCCATATACCTGGGTTTCGGCAGCATGATAACGAAGGATAGGGCGCGCGTTACGCAGGCCGTCCTTGGGGCGCTGGAACGGACCGGCGGGCGGTCGGTCGTGTCCCGCGGGTGGAATTTGTTGGAAGCGGGGAGTATTCCCGCGAACATATTCCTCGTGGATCAGGTCCCGCATGCCTGGCTGTTTCCGCGCTGTTCGATGGTCGTTCACCACGGCGGCGGGGGAACCACGGGCGCGGGCGCTCGCTCCGGCGTCCCTTCGATGGCGATCCCCTACGGCGCGGACCAGGCTTTTTGGGGATGGCGGCTGCGGGCGTTGGGCGTGGGTCCCGCACCCATCCTCTACCGGAAACTCACGGCGGAAAAACTGGCCGCAGCGATCCGCGAGACCGCGGATAATCCGGCCATGTGCGCGGCCGCCGCGGATGCGGGAGCGAAGATCGCGGCGGAGGACGGCGTGGGCGGGGCGGTCGAAATTGTACGCATGGCGATTGTGGAAGGTCCATAG